The window AATTAACTGTTTATTTATTGTGTGGAACTAACGTTTGTCTTCAAAAGAAAAACCTCTAAAGAAAATTGTGAAATAGTAATTTTCAAGAATAGCATTAGTCTAAATTAGTTAATATCCAACATCTAGTAAATAATCCACCCGTTGCATTGAACCCTGATTTTTCAATACCCGTTATATGTCATTATTCTGTTAGATTGTGGAAAGTGATGAGAATATGATGGGCAATGAGGTAGTCGACAAGAATCGTGAATTGAGGTACGTATTTGATTATTTCTAGATTTCCGTCCAAATTATTGTCCCCGTGTGTACATTATGAAACTCctgacatacatacatacatacatacatacatacatcacTAACGCATACGAGTGTCACAATAACAGTCAGCTCCGCGGTGAGGACCTTCACGGACTAACTCTAGATGAACTTCAACGATTGGAGACCATGCTCGAAGGAGGTCTTAACCGTGTGCTCCAAACAaaggttaatttttttttattacattttttttctttattaattTTTTCTTAATTGTTCTAGCTAGCTAGCGTTTGTTTTAGAAATTTAGGTACATTCTGATGTGTtgctttatttaatttatatataccaGGATGAAAGGATTGCAAATGAGATAGCAAGTCTTCAACAAAAGGTAGGGTTTCAAGTATTTTATGATTGATCTATCAGTCGTCTACAGCTTATGGGATGTGATATTCACACACTactttttgatccatacacactaaCTTACTATTATATCATTAATTAATTACAATAATGTAGTCTCAACTTCCTAGATAAACTTAGGAATATAATTATGAGTTTTATGATAAAAAGTGTGTATGAATAAAAAAAaagtgtgtgagtatcacctctcATAGCTTATATGCGATTAGAGTCTATTGTTGACTTTATATAGTCAAATGAAAAATATGACATTAATTGTTCCTAGGGCTGAAAGTACAAGTATAATACTAAGTTATACAGTAGGAATGTATGCACTTattagcttatatatatatatactagatttaagagcccgtgcgttgcacggagacTCCTAATCAAACTAAATTGAAATGTTATATCATTTAACGTTATGATAAAACTACAAACTCGTACCTACTGGTAAACGTTATAATGTTTATTGCAATcaaattattagtagtattataagtactatgttaatgttaatatatgtTTTGTAATCAGTTTTTTAAGTCTCCATTTTGCAGATAAAGACAGTACCACATGTATTGATATGCATGAAATAAACATAATTTGCTTAAATAATTTTGTTTGAACGTCATGCTGTTTTACCAACAAATATGACAAATGAGTTGTAATGTCTAAATGGGTAACATAAAGCAACTATAAAAGTGTTTTATGTTATTTTGTTACAAACATAAGTAGAATAAAACATCACCTGAAGCGGTGAAATGGTGAAGTTTTATTGTTGATAAATTTGATCAGCGCCAGAAACAAAATGTCTACAGTTCTAATGTCATCATCTAGATTTAAGAGTCTGTGCGTTATAATACATAGATTATactattatgatatatataaataaatataatataatattattaatataatacataatatataatatcattaaaaatatataatatataataatgaaGTATGTTTAAATTTATTGTTGAACCGGCAAAAAAAAGGAGGTTGACTTTCCAGATCTAGTCATATATGAACTCAAATGTTTGATGCAAATCATCAACTACTTCGACCACAGAAAAAACTTCTGGTAAGCATTGAAGATATATCGTTTTCAAAGGTATATATGCATATGCATACAATTCAATAAGGAACTAATACTACCATTTTCTATAATGAGTCTACTATATTTGACTATGTAAAGTCAAAGGTTGAATGTAGGTTTTATAAGAATTTGGATTTGGATTTATCGATCATACATACATTTTGCAAGGCGTCAACAGCAATCTTAATGACTATGTGCAGGGTTTACAGTTGATGGAAGAGAACAAGCTCCTGAAACAACAGGTAATTAAGGCTCATAATTATTCTTATATtacaaatttatttatttataattattatatctttttatttttacttttcatATGCCTATATAATTGAATCGATGAATTGTATACGATCGAATACAAAATTTCTTTTACTATGAATGTCTAGATGACGACTTTGATGTCGAACGGAAAAAGGCCTCGTACAACAACAACGGCTACTGAATTGGAGAATTTGGTAATTAACCCAGAAGATCAAGGACAATCGTCAGAATCTGTGACTACTAACGTATACAGTTGTAACAGTGGACCTCCTCCTGAAGATGATTGCTCTGATACTTCTCTTAAACTTGCGTAAGTAATATTTTAATTTGTTACACATCATGAATTTGTGTTCTTCATGTATCATTCATGACTTTTAACCTTCATTTTGCATGCATATATGTAGAGTTATATTTTTTTAGTTCTAATTATATACATGCTATATTATATGTATCAATCAGGTTGCCCTTCAACGGATAGACATTTAT of the Rutidosis leptorrhynchoides isolate AG116_Rl617_1_P2 chromosome 5, CSIRO_AGI_Rlap_v1, whole genome shotgun sequence genome contains:
- the LOC139850549 gene encoding MADS-box protein AGL24-like translates to MAREKIKIRKIDNITARQVTFSKRRRGLLKKAEELAVLCDADVALVIFSATGKLFEYASSSMQDLLGKYKRHSTNNNDDKPHEHSLDLQIVESDENMMGNEVVDKNRELSQLRGEDLHGLTLDELQRLETMLEGGLNRVLQTKDERIANEIASLQQKGLQLMEENKLLKQQMTTLMSNGKRPRTTTTATELENLVINPEDQGQSSESVTTNVYSCNSGPPPEDDCSDTSLKLALPFNG